A region from the Medicago truncatula cultivar Jemalong A17 chromosome 6, MtrunA17r5.0-ANR, whole genome shotgun sequence genome encodes:
- the LOC25496094 gene encoding 2-oxoglutarate-dependent dioxygenase AOP3 codes for MGSDSEMIPCLDFSMYDLGVVDQEGSEEWKKMSKKVREACESHGCFFLMCDKNKFPFENMLMGMKDLFDLPEEIKRKYTSSTPFSSYSSEDPKTSLAQTFGIGNAPFGDNAQTFTNLMWPQGNPIFWY; via the coding sequence atgggtAGTGACAGTGAAATGATCCCATGTCTAGATTTTTCCATGTATGATTTAGGAGTAGTTGATCAGGAAGGGAGTGAGGAGTGGAAAAAGATGAGCAAAAAAGTGAGAGAAGCATGTGAGAGTCATGGTTGCTTCTTCTTAATGTGTGATAAGAATAAGTTTCCATTTGAAAACATGTTAATGGGGATGAAAGACTTGTTTGATTTACCTGAAGAAATTAAGAGGAAGTACACAAGTTCCACACCTTTTAGTAGCTATAGTAGTGAGGATCCCAAAACCTCCCTTGCACAAACCTTTGGGATTGGTAATGCTCCCTTTGGAGATAATGCTCAGACTTTTACTAATCTCATGTGGCCTCAAGGAAACCCAATTTTctggtattaa
- the LOC25496095 gene encoding probable 2-oxoglutarate-dependent dioxygenase AOP1.2, whose product MNVMGSKMFELHSLIPKQFNSTIEELKGNCNLRLMKYRVPEINKDCGIGLAPHTDKTTLTILCQNEVQGLEVLTKTNQWIKLNIPQGGFVVFVGDILKAWSNGRLHAATHKVKMFGDKERYSVGLLSNPKNDVKIEVPHELVDQKMHPLRYRSFYYGDYLDYFCSTFKENALDAFIGI is encoded by the exons ATGAATGTCATGGGCTCGAAGATGTTTGAATTGCATTCCCTCATTCCAAAACAATTCAATTCAACTATTGAAGAATTGAAGGGCAATTGTAATTTGCGATTGATGAAATACAGAGTTCCTGAAATCAACAAAGATTGTGGAATTGGCTTGGCACCTCACACCGACAAAACTACCTTAACCATTTTATGCCAAAATGAAGTTCAAGGTCTTGAGGTTCTTACTAAAACAAACCAATGGATTAAATTGAACATACCCCAAGGAGGCTTTGTTGTCTTTGTTGGTGACATACTCAAG GCATGGAGCAATGGGAGACTTCATGCGGCTACACACAAAGTGAAGATGTTTGGAGATAAAGAAAGGTATTCAGTAGGACTACTTTCTAACCCAAAGAATGATGTGAAAATTGAGGTGCCACATGAATTGGTGGATCAAAAAATGCATCCTCTTCGTTACCGCTCATTCTATTATGGGGATTACTTAGACTACTTTTGTTCAACTTTCAAAGAAAATGCACTAGATGCATTTATAGGCATTTGA
- the LOC25496098 gene encoding scopoletin glucosyltransferase, whose product MEGVEVERPLKLHFIPFPAPGHMIPMCKIATLFASRGHHVTIITTPSNTHFFTNKNSSFAIPFFHLHTVDFPFQEVGLANGIESLSSTADLTTATKINSGLILLQGPIGDFLEKDPPDYIIVDCIYPGVYDLADKLHIPTIGFTVMSLFTVSLLESLRTTHLLHPHTDSDLDSHSFVVPNFPHHITLCTKPPKMFTIFLEMMLETIHKSNRLIVNSFTELDGKECVEHYEKIMGHKAWHLGPHSLICETVQEKAERGNESVVSVHECQSWLNSKQENSVLYICFGSLCNFSDKQLYEISCGIEASGKKFIWVVPEKKGKEDESDEEKEKWLPKGFEERNIRRNKMGLIIRGWAPQVLILSHPAVGAFMTHCGWNSVVEAVSAGIPMITWPVHGEHFYNEKLITNVRGIGVEVGATEWCLYDFGKKKVVSRDNIEKAVRRLINGSSEAKEIRQRARELGEKARLAVQQGGSSNNNLLSLVDDLKRWRDIRKTLD is encoded by the coding sequence ATGGAAGGTGTTGAAGTTGAACGACCATTGAAACTTCACTTCATTCCATTTCCAGCACCTGGGCATATGATCCCTATGTGCAAGATTGCAACTCTGTTTGCATCACGTGGCCATCATGTCACAATCATCACCACTCCTTCCAACACCCACTTCTTCACCAACAAGAATTCCTCCTTCGCCATTCCCTTCTTCCACCTTCACACCGTCGACTTTCCCTTCCAAGAAGTCGGCCTCGCTAACGGCATAGAATCTTTGTCCTCCACCGCTGACCTCACCACTGCCACAAAGATCAACTCAGGTTTAATTCTCCTCCAAGGACCCATTGGAGATTTTTTGGAGAAGGATCCACCTGACTACATCATCGTTGACTGCATATATCCTGGAGTTTATGACTTGGCGGATAAGCTTCATATACCCACCATAGGCTTTACCGTGATGTCCCTCTTTACCGTGTCCCTTTTGGAATCCCTCAGAACAACCCATTTACTTCATCCTCACACCGATTCCGATTTGGATTCACATTCTTTCGTTGTTCCAAATTTTCCTCACCATATCACCTTGTGCACAAAACCACCAAAGATGTTCACAATATTCCTAGAAATGATGCTTGAAACAATACACAAAAGTAATAGACTCATCGTCAATAGCTTCACTGAACTGGATGGCAAAGAATGCGTCGAACACTACGAAAAAATCATGGGTCACAAGGCTTGGCATTTAGGTCCACATTCACTTATTTGTGAAACTGTTCAAGAAAAGGCAGAGAGGGGAAACGAGAGTGTTGTGAGCGTGCATGAGTGTCAAAGTTGGCTAAACTCAAAGCAAGAAAATTCAGTGTTGTACATATGCTTTGGGAGCCTATGCAATTTCTCTGATAAACAGCTTTACGAAATTTCATGCGGAATAGAAGCATCgggtaaaaaattcatatgggTTGTTCCTGAGAAAAAAGGGAAGGAAGATGAGAGCGATGAGGAGAAAGAAAAGTGGTTGCCGAAGGGATTTGAGGAGAGAAACATTAGAAGGAATAAGATGGGTTTAATCATCAGGGGGTGGGCACCACAGGTACTGATTTTGAGCCACCCTGCAGTGGGTGCATTTATGACTCACTGTGGATGGAATTCTGTTGTGGAAGCGGTTAGTGCAGGGATTCCAATGATCACGTGGCCGGTTCACGGTGAACATTTTTACAATGAGAAACTCATAACTAATGTGCGAGGGATTGGTGTGGAAGTCGGTGCAACAGAGTGGTGTTTGTATGATTTTGGGAAGAAAAAGGTTGTGAGTAGAGACAACATAGAAAAGGCTGTGAGAAGATTGATAAATGGTAGCAGTGAAGCCAAGGAAATCAGACAACGTGCTCGAGAACTGGGGGAAAAGGCTAGACTAGCCGTGCAACAAGGTGGCTCctctaataataatttgttgtcATTGGTTGATGATCTTAAAAGATGGAGAGACATCCGCAAGACACTTGATTAA